A genomic segment from Actinomadura hallensis encodes:
- a CDS encoding LysE family transporter: MRGGARAGLLATAGVATSEAVHVAVAAAGLAALFAAAPAAFTVVRVAGAAYLVHLGVQAIRRRGDALDGASSDTRGTKKPGGRGVCRHRPPGRRAAQREGPLLWSVSLLHTPKGPVVEPPEIARSDKCASFTPSTSGHFGR, translated from the coding sequence ATGCGGGGCGGCGCGCGGGCCGGGCTGCTCGCGACGGCCGGGGTCGCGACGAGCGAGGCCGTGCACGTGGCGGTCGCGGCCGCCGGGCTGGCGGCGCTGTTCGCGGCGGCGCCCGCCGCGTTCACCGTCGTCCGCGTCGCCGGGGCCGCGTATCTCGTCCACCTCGGCGTGCAGGCCATCCGGCGCCGCGGGGACGCGCTGGACGGCGCGTCGTCCGATACCCGGGGCACGAAGAAACCCGGGGGCCGCGGCGTATGCCGCCATCGACCCCCGGGCCGTCGGGCCGCTCAGCGGGAGGGGCCCCTGTTGTGGTCCGTCTCTCTCCTCCATACGCCGAAGGGCCCCGTGGTGGAGCCGCCCGAGATTGCAAGATCGGACAAATGCGCCTCCTTCACGCCCTCGACGTCAGGACACTTCGGACGTTAG
- the gcvT gene encoding glycine cleavage system aminomethyltransferase GcvT, producing the protein MSAEQTAENAKKTPLYDVHRELGANLVEFAGYLMPLRYASETAEHQAVRTGAGLFDLSHMGEIFVSGPEAGAALDYALIGTLSSMAVGRARYTMLCAQDGGVLDDLIVYRLADATWMVVANAANTGVVRDALVERAAAYEAVVDDRSESYALLALQGPRSQEILQGLTEAPLDGLKNYAVIADRVAGVDALVARTGYTGEDGFEVFVDAADAVPLWKALAGADGVVPAGLSARDTLRLEAGMPLYGNELSAEVTPYEAGLGRLVRLDKPGDFVGKAALAAQSQTPPGRKLVGIAARGRRAPRKGYQVVTSGGTPCGVVTSGAPSPTLGTPIAMAYLDSGVEETDLAVDVRGRREPVDVVPLPFYKRSQK; encoded by the coding sequence ATGTCCGCCGAACAGACCGCCGAGAACGCCAAGAAGACTCCGCTGTACGACGTCCACCGGGAGCTGGGGGCGAACCTCGTGGAGTTCGCCGGTTACCTGATGCCGCTGCGCTACGCGAGCGAGACGGCCGAGCACCAGGCCGTCCGCACCGGTGCCGGGCTGTTCGACCTGTCCCACATGGGGGAGATCTTCGTGTCGGGGCCGGAGGCCGGCGCCGCCCTCGACTACGCGCTGATCGGCACCCTCTCGTCCATGGCGGTCGGGAGGGCCCGGTACACGATGCTGTGCGCGCAGGACGGCGGCGTCCTCGACGACCTGATCGTGTACCGGCTGGCCGACGCCACGTGGATGGTCGTCGCGAACGCGGCCAACACCGGCGTCGTCCGGGACGCCCTCGTCGAGCGGGCCGCGGCCTACGAGGCGGTCGTGGACGACCGGTCCGAGTCGTACGCGCTGCTCGCCCTGCAGGGGCCGCGCTCCCAGGAGATCCTCCAAGGGCTCACCGAGGCGCCGCTGGACGGCCTCAAGAACTACGCGGTGATCGCCGACCGGGTCGCGGGCGTCGACGCCCTCGTCGCCCGCACCGGGTACACCGGCGAGGACGGCTTCGAGGTGTTCGTGGACGCCGCCGACGCCGTCCCGCTGTGGAAGGCGCTCGCCGGCGCCGACGGCGTCGTCCCCGCGGGGCTGTCGGCGCGCGACACGCTGCGCCTGGAGGCGGGCATGCCGCTGTACGGCAACGAGCTGTCCGCCGAGGTCACCCCGTACGAGGCGGGCCTCGGCCGGCTCGTGAGACTGGACAAGCCGGGCGACTTCGTGGGCAAGGCCGCCCTGGCGGCGCAGTCCCAGACGCCGCCCGGCCGTAAGCTCGTGGGAATCGCCGCGCGGGGGCGTCGCGCGCCCCGCAAGGGGTACCAGGTCGTCACGTCCGGCGGCACGCCGTGCGGGGTCGTGACGAGCGGCGCTCCGTCGCCCACACTGGGCACGCCGATCGCCATGGCCTACCTCGACAGCGGTGTCGAGGAGACCGACCTGGCCGTGGACGTCCGCGGCCGGCGGGAACCCGTCGACGTGGTGCCCCTGCCGTTCTACAAGCGTTCCCAGAAATAG
- a CDS encoding alpha/beta hydrolase family esterase yields the protein MRRIVLVALAAALALAGCTTESGDGGEGGGDGRPAKVDGIPTSKGTHKQKLDVGTIGHREYLLHVPAKVADGEWEDGRPAKPPALVIALHGGLATMDKMRKMSGFDELAEKHGFLVAYPNGFMTTWNAGDCCGAAKIGNVDDVDFLTRLIDKITGAGLADPDRVHVTGFSNGAGMAYRMACERPEKIAAIGVVEGALVTDCDPGEPVSAMIFHGTADRSVPYEGGGHRDFNDRRPFPPVSKAVDFWRRVGGLPEPDRRVRALSGDTRCESTGKGERGVAVTFCRIDGGGHEWPDGAAAMLWDFFASHPNRG from the coding sequence ATGCGGCGGATTGTGCTCGTGGCCTTGGCGGCCGCCCTGGCCCTCGCGGGCTGCACGACCGAGAGCGGCGACGGCGGAGAGGGCGGCGGGGACGGACGGCCCGCGAAGGTGGACGGCATCCCCACCTCGAAGGGCACGCACAAGCAGAAGCTGGACGTGGGGACGATCGGGCATCGCGAGTACCTGCTGCACGTCCCCGCGAAGGTGGCCGACGGCGAGTGGGAGGACGGCAGGCCCGCCAAGCCGCCCGCGTTGGTCATCGCCCTGCACGGCGGGCTCGCGACGATGGACAAGATGCGGAAGATGTCCGGCTTCGACGAGCTGGCGGAGAAGCACGGGTTCCTCGTGGCCTACCCCAACGGCTTCATGACCACGTGGAACGCCGGCGACTGCTGCGGCGCCGCGAAGATCGGCAACGTGGACGACGTCGACTTCCTGACCAGGCTGATCGACAAGATCACCGGCGCGGGGCTGGCCGATCCCGACCGGGTCCACGTCACGGGCTTCTCCAACGGCGCGGGGATGGCGTACCGGATGGCCTGCGAGAGGCCGGAGAAGATCGCGGCGATCGGGGTCGTGGAGGGCGCCCTGGTGACCGACTGCGACCCCGGCGAGCCGGTCTCGGCGATGATCTTCCATGGGACCGCGGACCGGAGCGTGCCGTACGAGGGCGGCGGCCACCGCGACTTCAACGACCGGCGGCCGTTCCCGCCGGTGTCGAAGGCGGTCGACTTCTGGCGCCGGGTCGGCGGGCTGCCCGAGCCGGACCGGCGGGTCAGGGCGCTGAGCGGCGACACCCGGTGCGAGAGCACCGGCAAGGGCGAGCGGGGCGTCGCGGTGACCTTCTGCAGGATCGACGGCGGAGGCCACGAGTGGCCGGACGGCGCCGCTGCGATGCTCTGGGACTTCTTCGCGTCCCACCCGAACCGCGGGTGA
- a CDS encoding response regulator, translated as MIRVLVVEDDPVAAEAHRSYVERVAGFAVAGVVHTGADALRFCERSPVDVVLLDFYLPDTHGLQVCRALRAAGSDVDVIAVTSARDLAVIRSAVAVGVVQYLLKPFTFASLRERLERYARFRERAVGAGEVSGQADVDGMLATLRAPGRRTLPKGMSEETLQAVTEALAGAADGLSAAAAADLTGVSRVTARRYLEYLAENGLARRRPHYGQVGRPEVRFYPG; from the coding sequence ATGATCAGGGTTCTGGTGGTCGAGGACGACCCCGTCGCCGCCGAGGCGCACCGCTCCTACGTCGAGCGCGTCGCCGGCTTCGCCGTCGCCGGCGTCGTCCACACCGGGGCGGACGCCCTGCGCTTCTGCGAACGCTCCCCGGTGGACGTCGTCCTGCTGGACTTCTACCTGCCCGACACGCACGGCCTGCAGGTGTGCCGGGCGCTGCGGGCCGCGGGCAGCGACGTGGACGTCATCGCCGTCACCTCCGCCCGCGACCTGGCCGTGATCCGGTCGGCGGTGGCGGTCGGGGTCGTCCAGTACCTGCTGAAGCCGTTCACGTTCGCGTCGCTGCGCGAGAGGCTCGAGCGGTACGCGCGGTTCCGGGAGCGGGCCGTCGGCGCGGGGGAGGTCAGCGGCCAGGCCGACGTGGACGGCATGCTCGCCACCCTCCGCGCGCCCGGGCGGCGCACCCTGCCCAAGGGGATGAGCGAGGAGACGCTGCAGGCCGTCACCGAGGCGCTGGCCGGCGCGGCGGACGGGCTGTCGGCCGCCGCGGCCGCCGACCTCACCGGCGTGTCCCGCGTCACGGCGCGCCGCTACCTCGAGTACCTCGCGGAGAACGGCCTCGCGCGGCGCCGCCCGCACTATGGTCAGGTCGGGCGTCCAGAGGTGCGCTTCTATCCCGGGTGA
- the glyA gene encoding serine hydroxymethyltransferase has translation MSLNDPLAKADPEVAEAVAAELRRQQSTLEMIASENFAPVSVLEAQGSVLTNKYAEGYPGRRYYGGCEHVDVTEQLAIDRAKELFGAEHANVQPHSGAQANTAVYFALLQPGDTILGLDLAHGGHLTHGMRLNYSGKMLNVVAYHVRPEDGRVDMDEVASLAAEHRPKMIVAGWSAYPRQLDFPAFREIADSVGAVLMVDMAHFAGLVAAGLHPSPVPYADIVTTTTHKTLGGPRGGLILAREEYGKKINSAVFPGMQGGPLEHVIAAKAVALKIAASEEFRARQARTVEGAKILAERLLAEDAAKAGVKVLTGGTDVHLVLVDLVDSDLTGRDAEDRLHEIGITVNRNAVPNDPRPPMVTSGLRIGTPALATRGFDAADFAEVADVIALALQPSYDRDALAARVRALAEKHPLYPDL, from the coding sequence TTGAGCCTGAACGACCCGCTCGCCAAGGCCGACCCCGAGGTCGCCGAGGCCGTCGCCGCCGAGCTCCGGCGGCAGCAGTCCACCCTCGAGATGATCGCCTCGGAGAACTTCGCGCCGGTCTCCGTCCTGGAGGCGCAGGGCTCGGTCCTGACCAACAAGTACGCGGAGGGCTACCCGGGCCGGCGCTACTACGGCGGCTGCGAGCACGTCGACGTCACCGAGCAGCTCGCCATCGACCGCGCCAAGGAGCTGTTCGGCGCCGAGCACGCGAACGTCCAGCCGCACAGCGGCGCGCAGGCCAACACGGCCGTCTACTTCGCGCTCCTCCAGCCGGGCGACACGATCCTCGGCCTCGACCTCGCGCACGGCGGGCACCTCACCCACGGGATGCGGCTGAACTACTCCGGCAAGATGCTGAACGTGGTCGCCTACCACGTCCGCCCGGAGGACGGCCGGGTCGACATGGACGAGGTGGCCTCGCTCGCCGCCGAGCACCGGCCCAAGATGATCGTGGCGGGCTGGTCGGCGTACCCGCGGCAGCTCGACTTCCCCGCGTTCCGCGAGATCGCCGACTCGGTCGGCGCGGTGCTGATGGTCGACATGGCGCACTTCGCGGGGCTCGTCGCCGCCGGGCTGCACCCCTCGCCCGTCCCGTACGCCGACATCGTCACGACCACCACCCACAAGACGCTGGGCGGTCCCCGCGGCGGGCTGATCCTCGCCCGCGAGGAGTACGGCAAGAAGATCAACTCCGCGGTGTTCCCCGGCATGCAGGGCGGGCCCCTGGAGCACGTGATCGCCGCCAAGGCCGTCGCCCTCAAGATCGCCGCGTCGGAGGAGTTCCGCGCCCGGCAGGCCCGCACCGTCGAGGGCGCCAAGATCCTCGCCGAGCGCCTCCTCGCCGAGGACGCCGCCAAGGCCGGCGTGAAGGTCCTCACCGGCGGGACGGACGTCCACCTCGTGCTGGTCGACCTCGTGGACTCCGACCTCACCGGCCGCGACGCGGAGGACCGCCTCCACGAGATCGGCATCACCGTCAACCGCAACGCCGTGCCGAACGACCCGCGTCCCCCGATGGTCACCTCGGGGCTGCGGATCGGCACGCCCGCCCTCGCCACCCGCGGTTTCGACGCCGCCGACTTCGCGGAGGTCGCCGACGTCATCGCGCTGGCGCTCCAGCCGTCGTACGACCGCGACGCGCTGGCGGCCCGGGTGCGGGCCCTGGCCGAGAAGCATCCCCTGTACCCGGACCTGTGA
- a CDS encoding sensor histidine kinase: MRRPAWTVPGRWSLAGQLLVLQAAIVGLLVAAGATIAYLDAGRSADEAAAQTVTAVAKSIADADNVRTAVASPDPSRLLQPYAERVRRDTGVDFITIMSPAGIRYTHPNPSRIGGRFVGNTGPALAGLTFTETYTGTLGPSVRTVTPVHDGGRIVALVAVGITVRVISAELRERLVAVAAVAVAVLVVGVGGSCLVAARLRRQTRGVAPGELREMFEYYEAILHTVREGLLLTDRSGRVVLCNDAARDLLDLKPPDPRGRHVGELGLSDELAATCVSREPRSDEIHVADTRVLVVNTKPVRSRDKAMGNVVTLRDHTELQALTGELDTVRGFAESLRSQAHEAANRLHTVVSLVELGRPEQAVEFATAELRTAQRLTDRVVGSVTEPVLAALLLGKSAEAAERGVDFVVADDTVLDGVPEPRDLVTILGNLIDNAVDAALAGAETRPPRVVVGARKEDGHLVLEVSDSGPGVDPAAVPEMFRRGWTTKTSGGPVGHGIGLALVGQAVRRRGGEVRVGHDDGAVFTVRLPLDAP, translated from the coding sequence GTGCGGCGTCCGGCGTGGACGGTCCCCGGCCGCTGGAGCCTGGCCGGGCAGTTGCTGGTGCTGCAGGCCGCGATCGTCGGGCTGCTGGTGGCGGCCGGCGCGACCATCGCCTACCTGGACGCCGGGAGGTCCGCCGACGAGGCCGCGGCGCAGACCGTGACCGCGGTCGCGAAGAGCATCGCCGACGCCGACAACGTCCGCACCGCGGTCGCGTCCCCCGACCCCAGCCGGCTCCTGCAGCCGTACGCCGAGCGCGTCCGCCGCGACACCGGCGTCGACTTCATCACGATCATGAGCCCGGCCGGGATCCGCTACACCCACCCGAACCCGTCCCGGATCGGCGGGCGGTTCGTCGGCAACACCGGGCCCGCCCTCGCGGGGCTCACGTTCACCGAGACCTACACGGGCACGCTCGGGCCGTCCGTCCGGACCGTCACCCCCGTGCACGACGGCGGGCGCATCGTGGCGCTGGTCGCCGTCGGCATCACGGTCCGCGTCATCTCCGCGGAGCTGCGGGAGCGGCTCGTCGCCGTGGCCGCCGTCGCCGTCGCCGTCCTGGTGGTCGGCGTGGGCGGCAGCTGTCTCGTCGCCGCCCGGCTGCGCCGCCAGACCCGCGGCGTCGCGCCCGGCGAGCTGCGCGAGATGTTCGAGTACTACGAGGCGATCCTCCACACCGTCCGGGAGGGGCTGCTGCTCACGGACCGGTCGGGCCGCGTCGTCCTCTGCAACGACGCCGCCCGCGACCTCCTCGACCTGAAGCCCCCCGACCCGCGGGGGCGGCACGTCGGGGAGCTGGGGCTGTCGGACGAGCTGGCCGCCACCTGCGTCTCCCGGGAGCCGCGGTCGGACGAGATCCACGTCGCCGACACCCGCGTGCTCGTCGTGAACACCAAGCCCGTCCGGTCCCGGGACAAGGCGATGGGCAACGTCGTCACCCTGCGGGACCACACCGAGCTGCAGGCCCTCACCGGGGAGCTGGACACCGTGCGCGGGTTCGCCGAGTCGCTGCGCTCGCAGGCCCACGAGGCGGCGAACCGCCTGCACACCGTGGTGTCGCTGGTGGAGCTGGGGCGGCCCGAGCAGGCCGTCGAGTTCGCCACCGCCGAGCTGAGGACCGCGCAGCGCCTCACCGACCGGGTCGTCGGGTCGGTGACCGAACCGGTGCTGGCCGCGCTGCTGCTGGGCAAGTCCGCGGAGGCGGCGGAACGCGGCGTCGACTTCGTCGTCGCCGACGACACCGTGCTCGACGGCGTGCCCGAACCGCGGGACCTCGTCACCATCCTCGGCAACCTCATCGACAACGCGGTGGACGCGGCGCTGGCCGGGGCGGAGACGCGCCCGCCCAGGGTCGTCGTCGGCGCCCGGAAGGAGGACGGCCACCTCGTCCTGGAGGTGTCCGACAGCGGGCCGGGCGTCGATCCGGCCGCGGTGCCGGAGATGTTCCGGCGCGGCTGGACGACCAAGACCTCCGGCGGGCCCGTCGGCCACGGCATCGGCCTCGCGCTGGTCGGGCAGGCCGTCCGCCGCCGCGGCGGCGAGGTGCGCGTCGGTCACGACGACGGGGCCGTCTTCACCGTCCGCCTGCCCCTGGACGCCCCATGA
- a CDS encoding L-serine ammonia-lyase yields the protein MAISVFDLFKIGIGPSSSHTGGPMAAAHRFAHGLHRDGLLEKTASVHVTLYGSLGLTGKGHGSDRAVVLGLEGDRPELVDVDTVDERLRRVRERGTLRLLGDREIPFTVGEHLVFERKESLPGHPNGMRFTARDAGGDELRSRVYYSVGGGFVVDETATGADRIKADDTVLPHPFDTAGELLDRCRETGLSVSALMLENEKAFGRTSREIHDSLLELWRVMRECVARGCAGEGLLPGGLKVRRRAPQLRRRLSAENAADPLHAMDWVTLFALAVNEENAAGGRVVTAPTNGAAGIIPAVLHYYDRFVPGCDDDGVVRFLLAAGAIGVLFKQNASISGAEVGCQGEVGSACSMAAAGLAEVLGGTPEQVENAAEIGIEHNLGLTCDPVGGLVQVPCIERNAVGAVKAITAARISLRGDGRHTVSLDKAIKTMRDTGRDMLDKYKETSRGGLAVNVIEC from the coding sequence ATGGCCATCAGCGTCTTCGACCTCTTCAAGATCGGCATCGGCCCGTCCTCCTCGCACACCGGCGGCCCGATGGCCGCCGCGCACCGCTTCGCCCACGGCCTGCACCGGGACGGGCTGCTGGAGAAGACCGCGTCCGTGCACGTCACCCTCTACGGCTCCCTCGGCCTCACCGGGAAGGGCCACGGCAGCGACAGGGCCGTCGTCCTCGGCCTCGAAGGCGACCGGCCCGAGCTGGTCGACGTGGACACGGTGGACGAGCGCCTTCGCCGCGTCCGCGAGCGCGGAACCCTGCGCCTGCTCGGCGACCGCGAGATCCCGTTCACGGTCGGCGAGCACCTGGTCTTCGAACGCAAGGAGTCCCTCCCCGGCCATCCCAACGGCATGCGCTTCACGGCGCGGGACGCCGGGGGCGACGAACTCCGCTCCAGGGTCTACTACTCGGTCGGCGGCGGCTTCGTCGTGGACGAGACGGCCACCGGCGCCGACCGGATCAAGGCCGACGACACCGTCCTGCCCCACCCCTTCGACACGGCCGGTGAGCTGCTGGACCGCTGCCGCGAGACGGGCCTGTCCGTGTCCGCCCTGATGCTGGAGAACGAGAAGGCGTTCGGCCGGACGTCCCGGGAGATCCACGACTCGCTGCTGGAGCTCTGGCGCGTCATGCGGGAATGCGTCGCCCGCGGCTGCGCCGGCGAGGGCCTCCTGCCGGGCGGCCTGAAGGTGCGGCGCCGCGCGCCCCAGCTGCGCCGCCGGCTGTCCGCGGAGAACGCCGCCGACCCGCTCCACGCGATGGACTGGGTCACCCTCTTCGCGCTCGCCGTCAACGAGGAGAACGCCGCGGGCGGCCGCGTCGTCACCGCCCCCACCAACGGCGCCGCCGGGATCATTCCGGCCGTCCTGCACTACTACGACCGCTTCGTCCCCGGCTGCGACGACGACGGCGTCGTCCGCTTCCTGCTGGCGGCCGGCGCGATCGGCGTGCTGTTCAAGCAGAACGCCTCCATCTCCGGCGCCGAGGTCGGCTGCCAGGGCGAGGTCGGCTCCGCCTGCTCCATGGCCGCCGCGGGCCTCGCCGAGGTCCTCGGCGGCACCCCCGAGCAGGTCGAGAACGCCGCCGAGATCGGCATCGAGCACAACCTCGGCCTCACCTGCGACCCGGTCGGCGGCCTCGTCCAGGTGCCCTGCATCGAGCGCAACGCCGTCGGCGCCGTCAAGGCCATCACCGCCGCCCGCATCTCCCTGCGCGGCGACGGCCGCCACACCGTCTCCCTGGACAAGGCCATCAAGACCATGCGCGACACCGGCCGCGACATGCTCGACAAGTACAAGGAGACCTCCCGGGGCGGCCTGGCCGTCAACGTCATCGAGTGCTGA
- a CDS encoding nuclear transport factor 2 family protein: MHGLARRDPGRREQPGPRAAPHPASEDEQHVGPAWNTRDPRRVALAYTPDSVWRNRDLFITGREEIIDFLTGKWERELDYALRKSLWGFRGDRIAVRFQYEWHDHGGQWWRSYGNELWEFDERGLMRRREASINDVPIAEADRRIRGPRPAAEHGIDIPLR; the protein is encoded by the coding sequence GTGCACGGCCTCGCTCGTCGCGACCCCGGCCGTCGCGAGCAGCCCGGCCCGCGCGCCGCCCCGCATCCCGCATCCGAGGACGAACAGCATGTCGGGCCCGCCTGGAACACCCGCGATCCGCGGCGGGTGGCGCTCGCCTACACCCCCGACTCCGTCTGGCGGAACCGGGACCTGTTCATCACCGGCCGGGAGGAGATCATCGACTTCCTGACCGGCAAGTGGGAGCGCGAGCTCGACTACGCCCTGCGCAAGAGCCTGTGGGGGTTCCGCGGCGACCGCATCGCCGTCCGGTTCCAGTACGAGTGGCACGACCACGGCGGGCAGTGGTGGCGCAGCTACGGCAACGAGCTGTGGGAGTTCGACGAGCGGGGGCTGATGCGGCGGCGCGAGGCGAGCATCAACGACGTCCCGATCGCCGAGGCCGACCGGCGCATCCGCGGCCCGCGCCCCGCGGCCGAGCACGGGATCGACATCCCGCTCCGGTGA
- the purU gene encoding formyltetrahydrofolate deformylase produces MNEYVLTLSCPDRPGIVAAVSGLLAERGCNILESQQFGDPDSGTFFMRVQFSVLDDTDPDELRGAFASLAPELGLQWRLHPLAERQRVLIMVSKGGHCLNDLLYRTRSGLLDIDIVAVVSNHPDLRPLTQSYGIDYHHLPVEPGGKAAQEAEILTLVEHYGADLVVLARYMQILSDDFCAKLPGRIINIHHSFLPSFKGARPYHQAHARGVKLIGATAHYVTADLDEGPIIEQEVARVDHSYSPEELVAVGRDVECLALARAVRWHCEHRILLNGDRTVVFR; encoded by the coding sequence TTGAACGAATATGTGCTGACCCTGTCATGCCCCGACCGGCCCGGCATCGTCGCCGCCGTCTCGGGCCTGCTGGCCGAACGCGGCTGCAACATCCTGGAGAGCCAGCAGTTCGGCGACCCCGACTCCGGCACCTTCTTCATGCGGGTGCAGTTCTCGGTCCTGGACGACACCGACCCCGACGAGCTGCGCGGCGCGTTCGCGTCCCTCGCGCCCGAGCTCGGACTGCAGTGGCGGCTGCACCCGCTGGCCGAACGGCAGCGTGTCCTGATCATGGTGTCGAAGGGCGGGCACTGCCTCAACGACCTGCTGTACCGGACGCGGTCCGGGCTGCTCGACATCGACATCGTCGCGGTCGTGTCCAACCACCCCGACCTGCGGCCCCTCACCCAGTCGTACGGCATCGACTACCACCACCTGCCGGTCGAGCCGGGGGGCAAGGCCGCGCAGGAGGCCGAGATCCTGACGCTGGTCGAGCACTACGGCGCCGACCTCGTCGTCCTCGCCCGGTACATGCAGATCCTCTCGGACGACTTCTGCGCCAAGCTGCCCGGCAGGATCATCAACATCCACCACTCGTTCCTGCCGAGCTTCAAGGGCGCCCGCCCCTACCACCAGGCGCACGCCCGCGGCGTGAAGCTGATCGGCGCCACCGCCCACTACGTCACCGCCGACCTCGACGAGGGGCCGATCATCGAGCAGGAGGTCGCCCGCGTCGACCACAGCTACAGCCCGGAGGAGCTGGTGGCCGTGGGCCGCGACGTCGAGTGCCTGGCCCTCGCCCGCGCCGTCCGCTGGCACTGCGAGCACCGCATCCTCCTGAACGGCGACCGGACCGTGGTCTTCCGCTGA
- the gcvH gene encoding glycine cleavage system protein GcvH: MSVPEQLRYSEEHEWVSGLGGEDGIVTIGITAHAADALGEIVYLELQPSEGDTVEAGEPCGEIESTKSVSDIYSPVSGEVTAINTAVVEEPKVINDDPYGEGWIFKVRVSEEPGDLLDSAAYAKLIEES, translated from the coding sequence GTGAGCGTTCCCGAGCAGCTCCGCTACAGCGAAGAGCACGAGTGGGTGTCCGGCCTCGGCGGCGAGGACGGCATCGTCACCATCGGCATCACCGCGCACGCCGCCGACGCTCTCGGCGAGATCGTCTACCTCGAGCTGCAGCCGTCCGAGGGCGACACCGTCGAGGCGGGCGAGCCCTGCGGCGAGATCGAGTCGACCAAGTCGGTCAGCGACATCTACTCCCCCGTCAGCGGCGAGGTCACCGCGATCAACACCGCGGTCGTGGAGGAGCCCAAGGTCATCAACGACGACCCGTACGGCGAGGGCTGGATCTTCAAGGTCCGCGTCTCCGAGGAGCCGGGCGACCTGCTCGACTCCGCCGCCTACGCCAAGCTGATCGAGGAGAGCTGA
- a CDS encoding DUF6286 domain-containing protein, whose product MAETLVKDLIEETHDERGARRLAVREFRPRRALTGLAAALLVTTVGGVAAIELLAAALGSAVHPVPGVETLADALRRNTWRDVLPAAGGITALGAAFLLAALPGRPRGVPLAGSDPRQAGRIGRAALRRTLAEAALDVHGIERARVRRRPFGGGLVVRATTHYRNPANLADLVRLAIDARLDRIEPMHRPRVDVRLGWRRD is encoded by the coding sequence GTGGCCGAGACGCTGGTCAAGGACCTGATCGAGGAGACGCACGACGAGCGCGGGGCGCGGCGGCTCGCGGTGCGCGAGTTCCGGCCGCGCCGGGCGCTCACCGGACTCGCGGCCGCGCTGCTGGTGACGACGGTGGGCGGGGTGGCCGCCATCGAACTGCTGGCGGCCGCGCTCGGGTCCGCCGTCCACCCGGTGCCGGGCGTCGAGACGCTGGCCGACGCGCTGCGGCGCAACACCTGGCGGGACGTCCTGCCCGCCGCGGGCGGGATCACCGCGCTCGGCGCCGCGTTCCTGCTGGCCGCGCTGCCCGGGCGGCCGCGCGGCGTCCCGCTCGCCGGGTCGGACCCGCGGCAGGCGGGCCGCATCGGCCGCGCCGCCCTGCGCCGGACGCTCGCGGAGGCGGCCCTGGACGTCCACGGCATCGAACGCGCCCGTGTCCGGCGGCGGCCGTTCGGCGGCGGACTGGTCGTCCGCGCCACGACGCACTACCGCAACCCGGCGAACCTCGCGGACCTCGTCCGGCTCGCGATCGACGCGCGCCTGGACCGCATCGAGCCGATGCACCGGCCGCGGGTGGACGTCCGGCTCGGCTGGCGGAGGGACTGA